In one Ignavibacteria bacterium genomic region, the following are encoded:
- a CDS encoding CBS domain-containing protein produces MFLKFYIDIILRLKKILSPRQFLILSSVLVGLTAGLFSVLLKTVVHYIHRLLTYDYGFKMQEYLYLIFPAIGIVLTVAYIKIFLKSRFGRGAAHILNSIARKSGLVERVTMYSHMVTSALTVGFGGSAGLEAPIVVTGSAIGSNYSRVNQMDFRERILLIGCGAAAGIAAVFNAPIAGVMFALEVLIPEFTISSFIPLIISAATGALCSKIILQERILFTFSLRQPFDYTNVPYYVILGLLAGVVSLYYARMFYKIESLFRPLENRNYLKAIIGGFALAVLIFLFPPLLGEGYSSILLLAEGHTAQLFERSVFLPFRQNEWFVAAFIGAIAFIKVMATGLTLGSGGNGGNFAPSLFVGAFLGSFFSRVINLTGFTHLPESNFTIVCMAGIMSGVMYAPLTGIFLIAEATGGYELMIPLMIVSALAFAIVKHFEPFSMDTRELARFGLLHNRDRNILTLMHTSELIETDFAKVSAKASIMELLHIIAHSKRNLFPVVDSDNNLLGIISLENIRELLFELENYKEIPAVDLMSQSEATVELNEEMSSVMKKFDETGA; encoded by the coding sequence ATGTTCCTGAAGTTCTATATAGATATTATCCTTAGATTAAAGAAAATTCTGAGTCCCCGGCAGTTCCTCATTCTTTCAAGTGTACTGGTAGGTCTTACTGCGGGGCTTTTTTCAGTACTGCTGAAGACGGTTGTTCACTATATTCATCGCCTGCTGACATATGATTACGGTTTTAAGATGCAGGAATATCTATATCTTATCTTTCCGGCCATCGGCATTGTGCTTACCGTAGCATACATAAAAATTTTTCTTAAAAGCAGGTTCGGGCGCGGCGCGGCTCACATACTGAATTCTATTGCGCGGAAGTCGGGTCTGGTTGAGCGCGTGACGATGTACTCTCACATGGTTACGAGCGCGCTTACAGTAGGCTTTGGAGGCTCTGCAGGCCTGGAGGCCCCGATTGTAGTAACCGGTTCAGCAATCGGGTCAAACTACAGCCGTGTCAACCAGATGGATTTCAGGGAAAGGATACTTCTTATAGGGTGTGGTGCGGCCGCAGGCATTGCGGCAGTTTTCAATGCCCCCATTGCCGGAGTCATGTTTGCGCTTGAAGTACTCATTCCTGAATTTACAATTTCATCCTTTATACCGCTTATCATTTCTGCTGCAACAGGGGCCCTGTGTTCAAAGATCATACTTCAGGAAAGGATACTCTTTACCTTCAGTCTCCGGCAGCCCTTTGACTACACGAACGTTCCTTATTATGTAATACTCGGACTTCTGGCAGGAGTTGTCTCACTATACTATGCCAGGATGTTTTATAAAATTGAAAGCCTGTTCCGCCCGCTGGAAAACAGGAATTATCTTAAGGCAATAATAGGAGGCTTTGCGCTGGCTGTACTGATATTCCTCTTTCCCCCGCTTCTGGGCGAGGGGTATTCAAGCATTCTGCTATTGGCCGAGGGGCACACGGCACAGCTTTTTGAAAGGAGTGTTTTTCTGCCTTTCAGGCAGAACGAATGGTTTGTAGCAGCTTTTATCGGGGCAATTGCTTTTATTAAAGTTATGGCTACAGGGCTTACACTTGGCAGCGGAGGCAACGGAGGAAACTTTGCACCATCGCTTTTTGTAGGCGCCTTTCTGGGTTCTTTCTTCTCAAGGGTAATTAACCTGACGGGATTTACGCACCTGCCTGAAAGTAATTTTACCATTGTCTGCATGGCCGGCATAATGAGCGGCGTTATGTACGCTCCTCTGACCGGTATATTCCTGATAGCCGAGGCAACGGGAGGCTATGAACTGATGATCCCACTCATGATAGTCTCAGCCCTGGCTTTTGCAATTGTCAAGCATTTTGAACCTTTTTCTATGGACACGCGCGAACTTGCACGCTTCGGGCTTCTGCACAACAGGGACAGGAACATACTTACGCTTATGCATACATCGGAGCTGATTGAAACGGATTTTGCAAAGGTTAGTGCCAAAGCAAGCATAATGGAGCTCCTTCACATAATCGCACATTCAAAGCGCAATCTCTTCCCTGTCGTGGACAGCGATAACAATCTGCTAGGGATAATTTCGCTGGAAAACATAAGAGAGCTTCTCTTTGAGCTGGAAAACTACAAAGAAATTCCTGCAGTTGACCTGATGAGCCAGTCAGAGGCAACAGTAGAGCTGAATGAAGAGATGAGCTCGGTAATGAAAAAGTTCGATGAAACGGGAGC
- a CDS encoding PAS domain S-box protein: MENDITGVSDIPKDRENAVNMEKDGIILSLKQENEKLLAELHVLRNQMQTMEFFKTAADYFPHVIALYDAERKFVFVNSYAIELSGLAYNDFIGRRDEDIFPPSVTRCYLPALQKAIETLKPQTKECTIKFMTKRTLILTFIPMLNEDGQLYRVMSNSFDITERKNAETELAARELMFRKVWESSFDGMRLMNNKGVIVKVNEAFCSMVGMKKEELEGKIFTKIYKSPHEEILKKAIYRMQTRTVVPRYVEKFDLWNGKSIWFEVSNNLLRISHSSPVLLSIFRDISQRKLAEDRLNRTIKKLEESNRELEQFAYIASHDLQEPLRMVSNYTQLLAKRYQSKLDETGREFINFAVNGAMRMQSLIKDLLAYSRVTTKARPFEPTDCNEILRVVLLDLKLAIEESKAVITSAPLPEIMADPTQFRQLLQNLLSNSMKFRTERPPEIRISAEARDNEWLFKITDNGIGIDPQYFERIFMLFQRLHDSGTYPGTGIGLAICKKIVERHGGRMYVESEPGRGTTFYFTIPK; the protein is encoded by the coding sequence ATGGAAAATGACATTACCGGAGTGTCCGATATTCCAAAAGACCGGGAGAATGCTGTAAATATGGAAAAAGACGGCATTATACTTTCTCTCAAGCAGGAAAATGAAAAGCTCTTAGCAGAGCTTCACGTACTTCGCAATCAGATGCAGACGATGGAGTTCTTCAAAACTGCCGCCGATTATTTCCCTCATGTAATAGCCTTATACGATGCCGAAAGAAAGTTTGTCTTTGTCAACAGCTATGCCATTGAGCTGAGCGGACTGGCCTATAATGATTTTATAGGGCGCAGGGATGAGGACATATTCCCTCCCAGCGTGACCAGGTGCTACTTGCCGGCACTTCAGAAAGCAATTGAAACGCTTAAGCCGCAGACCAAGGAATGCACAATTAAGTTCATGACAAAGAGGACGCTCATTTTAACCTTTATCCCGATGCTAAATGAAGATGGGCAGCTTTACAGGGTAATGAGTAATTCTTTTGACATCACCGAGCGGAAAAATGCAGAAACCGAGCTTGCAGCCAGAGAGCTAATGTTCCGCAAAGTCTGGGAAAGCTCCTTCGACGGAATGCGCCTTATGAACAATAAAGGGGTAATTGTAAAGGTAAACGAAGCATTCTGCAGCATGGTAGGGATGAAAAAAGAAGAACTTGAAGGAAAGATTTTCACAAAGATCTATAAAAGCCCGCATGAGGAAATCCTAAAGAAAGCAATATACAGGATGCAGACCAGGACGGTAGTGCCGCGTTACGTAGAAAAATTTGATCTGTGGAACGGCAAAAGCATCTGGTTTGAGGTCTCGAATAACCTGCTCAGGATTTCACATTCCTCCCCCGTGCTCTTAAGCATTTTCAGGGATATTTCGCAGAGAAAACTTGCTGAAGACAGGCTGAACAGGACAATTAAAAAGCTTGAGGAATCGAACCGCGAGCTTGAGCAGTTTGCCTACATTGCCTCGCACGACCTGCAGGAGCCTCTTAGAATGGTATCCAACTACACACAGCTTCTTGCAAAGCGTTATCAGAGTAAACTGGATGAGACGGGGCGTGAATTCATAAACTTTGCCGTTAACGGCGCAATGCGCATGCAGTCGCTGATTAAGGACCTGCTTGCCTATTCAAGAGTAACAACAAAAGCCAGGCCTTTTGAACCGACTGACTGCAATGAGATCTTAAGGGTGGTACTTTTAGACCTGAAGCTTGCAATTGAGGAAAGCAAGGCCGTCATTACTTCAGCCCCTCTTCCTGAGATTATGGCAGATCCCACGCAGTTCCGGCAGCTTCTGCAGAACCTGCTGTCAAATTCCATGAAATTCCGTACAGAAAGGCCGCCGGAAATCCGTATAAGTGCCGAAGCGAGGGACAACGAATGGCTCTTTAAGATTACAGATAACGGTATCGGCATTGATCCCCAGTATTTCGAAAGGATTTTTATGCTCTTTCAGCGCCTGCATGACAGCGGGACCTACCCCGGGACAGGCATTGGGCTTGCCATATGCAAAAAAATTGTTGAGCGCCATGGTGGACGTATGTATGTGGAATCCGAGCCCGGGCGCGGCACTACGTTTTACTTTACTATTCCCAAGTAA
- the ric gene encoding iron-sulfur cluster repair di-iron protein produces the protein MAVSGNINSAEIKNLIIKDIVASNFRSAEIFEKYGIDFCCKGNRPLFQACEEKGVNIDSLAGELKGVFESDKADNNRYDMWSLGYLADYIVNNHHTYVKTAAPTIQARLDKVVRAHGKNHPFLIDVADLFEAVSRELENHLAKEEQILFPMIKKIDELKASGNAGALKQLSTVSGPIRVMMAEHDRAGEMLDKIRKMTDNYALPKDACTTFAVAYKELDEFEKDLHKHVFLENSILFPKSLESTRA, from the coding sequence ATGGCAGTTAGCGGAAATATTAACTCAGCCGAAATAAAGAATTTGATAATTAAGGACATAGTTGCCTCCAACTTCAGGTCCGCAGAAATTTTTGAGAAATACGGCATTGATTTCTGCTGCAAGGGAAACCGCCCGCTTTTTCAGGCATGTGAGGAAAAAGGGGTAAATATAGACAGCCTGGCAGGGGAGCTGAAGGGTGTATTTGAAAGCGATAAAGCTGACAACAACCGCTACGATATGTGGTCGCTTGGATACCTGGCCGATTATATAGTCAATAACCATCATACGTATGTGAAAACTGCGGCTCCAACCATACAGGCCCGCCTGGATAAAGTCGTAAGGGCACACGGGAAAAATCACCCGTTCTTAATTGATGTGGCCGACCTGTTTGAGGCCGTAAGCCGCGAGCTGGAGAACCATCTTGCAAAAGAAGAACAGATACTCTTCCCGATGATAAAGAAAATTGATGAGCTGAAAGCTTCAGGCAATGCCGGGGCACTAAAGCAGCTTTCTACAGTCTCGGGACCTATAAGGGTTATGATGGCCGAGCACGACCGCGCAGGAGAAATGCTGGACAAGATAAGGAAAATGACAGATAACTATGCGCTTCCTAAAGATGCCTGTACAACCTTTGCCGTTGCCTATAAGGAGCTTGACGAGTTTGAAAAGGATCTGCATAAGCACGTATTCCTCGAAAACAGCATCCTCTTCCCTAAATCTCTTGAATCTACAAGAGCATAA
- a CDS encoding NAD(P)-binding domain-containing protein produces MNIGILGSGNVGQQLGLGFLSQGHSVMLGTRDTSKLKDWVVSAGENAYAGGFDDAARFGELIVIATKWTGTENAINMAGKENFTNKIIVDVTNPLQSVPGSAAPGISVSPGNSAGEQIQAWLPEASVVKAFNTVSARTMCHPNLREGSPELFICGNDIEAKQAVAHFAEGWGWENITDMGDISEAFYLEALAALWVHFAFMNNSFTHAFKLLKR; encoded by the coding sequence ATGAATATCGGAATTCTTGGATCCGGAAACGTAGGGCAGCAGCTGGGGCTGGGATTTTTAAGCCAGGGGCATTCTGTAATGCTGGGCACAAGGGATACATCGAAGCTGAAGGACTGGGTAGTTTCGGCCGGTGAAAACGCATATGCAGGAGGTTTTGATGATGCGGCCCGCTTTGGCGAACTTATTGTAATAGCGACCAAATGGACGGGTACGGAAAACGCCATCAATATGGCCGGGAAGGAAAACTTCACCAATAAAATTATAGTTGATGTTACCAATCCGCTCCAAAGTGTACCCGGGTCTGCAGCACCCGGCATATCGGTCAGCCCGGGCAATTCTGCAGGCGAACAGATTCAGGCCTGGCTTCCTGAGGCGAGCGTGGTAAAGGCATTTAATACAGTAAGCGCACGCACGATGTGCCATCCAAACCTTCGCGAGGGCTCACCCGAGCTTTTCATATGCGGAAACGACATTGAGGCAAAACAGGCCGTAGCCCACTTTGCCGAAGGCTGGGGCTGGGAAAATATAACCGATATGGGGGATATATCGGAAGCTTTTTACCTTGAGGCGCTGGCCGCATTATGGGTGCATTTTGCCTTTATGAACAACAGCTTTACTCATGCATTTAAGCTCCTGAAAAGATAA
- a CDS encoding PAS domain S-box protein, which yields MSGDLESGQLDSNLSGELAEITPGLENETEDSSGESGKIGKVHLKWDDENYVPEKLLEELERYRELFESAPSGYIVMTPDFVITSVNRSSQMLLGLPESLLVKRPLTQFIVKGYQNIFYSYRLRIFKKPGRYSCELKFQKKNGPDFHGLLECHPVFDDNGCIEIRAALLDISEHKRQEINRRAGLVQTSIESMMDAHAILRAKRDKAGKITDFIYEYINEAGCRNLNISREKIIGSRFLGLFPQMRDNGIFDDYCRTVYTGEPLTKESLIYDEEQALRPIKMAFDIQISRLNDGVVVTWRDITERIQMGKRLQQELKRSKMLSLFTQELTEISFDYLAVLEKTARRVAELIGDSCVIRLLSDDKRMNLISYYNPEIKIRNILRDLFSNFDLCPVAELAPEVMQGNPVLVSKADYPGMLERMSNELRSHLEKLPIYSILSVPLFLNKKLAGVITIFRHKKTNPPYTPNDQFFLQQIAGKTSLAISNAKLYGEKMREIEERKIAEKALAEKQALLMDVLEFVPVGVWVLDKKGKRLICNQMAREIWGGMNYSGRGDLQIHKGWWPNTGERILDEEWATARTLLKGETVINEEVLIECFDSSIKTILLSSVPIQENGELGAIITNVDISEIRHYQEKLQHTLLELERSNKELEQFAYIASHDLQEPMRMVASFTQLLAARYQGKLDEKADEYIAFALEGARRMQTLIRDLLKYARVTSRLKPFELLDCNEILYDVLSDLQLVIGESSAEITSDTLPVIMGDITQIRQLLQNLISNAIKFRGANKPEIHISAVRGQKDWTFSIRDNGIGIDPQFHERIFLLFQRLHEREKYPGTGIGLALCKKIIELHGGRIWLESEPGRGTTFYFSIPRIRQEIKK from the coding sequence ATGAGTGGTGATCTTGAAAGCGGACAACTGGATAGTAACCTTTCGGGCGAATTAGCTGAAATAACACCTGGCCTGGAAAACGAGACCGAAGATTCTTCCGGAGAGTCCGGCAAAATAGGTAAAGTTCATCTTAAATGGGATGACGAAAATTACGTGCCGGAGAAGCTTCTAGAAGAACTGGAGCGATACAGGGAATTATTCGAATCGGCACCATCGGGCTACATAGTGATGACCCCCGATTTTGTTATCACCTCAGTCAACCGCTCGTCGCAGATGCTGCTTGGGCTTCCGGAATCACTCCTTGTAAAGCGGCCCCTGACACAGTTTATTGTAAAGGGCTACCAAAATATATTTTATTCTTACCGCCTCAGAATTTTTAAGAAACCCGGAAGGTACTCCTGCGAACTTAAATTCCAGAAGAAAAACGGGCCCGATTTCCACGGCCTGCTTGAATGCCACCCTGTCTTTGATGATAACGGCTGCATAGAAATCAGAGCTGCATTATTGGATATTTCGGAACACAAGAGGCAGGAAATCAACCGCAGGGCCGGGCTCGTACAGACTTCAATTGAAAGCATGATGGATGCTCATGCAATACTGCGGGCAAAAAGAGATAAGGCAGGGAAAATAACTGATTTTATTTATGAATATATAAATGAAGCGGGCTGCCGCAACCTGAATATTTCAAGAGAAAAGATAATCGGGAGCAGATTTCTGGGCCTTTTTCCACAAATGCGCGACAACGGGATTTTTGATGATTACTGCAGGACGGTCTATACAGGTGAGCCCCTTACCAAAGAATCACTCATCTATGATGAAGAGCAGGCATTGCGCCCAATAAAAATGGCTTTCGATATTCAGATCAGCAGGCTCAATGACGGAGTAGTTGTTACCTGGCGCGATATAACTGAACGCATACAGATGGGAAAAAGGCTGCAGCAGGAGCTGAAGCGCTCCAAGATGCTTTCACTCTTTACGCAGGAATTAACCGAAATCAGTTTTGATTATCTGGCAGTACTTGAGAAGACCGCCCGCCGTGTGGCTGAACTTATAGGAGACTCCTGTGTCATACGCCTCCTTTCGGATGACAAGAGGATGAACCTCATTTCATACTACAACCCTGAGATAAAGATCAGGAACATACTGCGTGATCTTTTTTCAAATTTTGACCTGTGCCCTGTTGCAGAGCTGGCTCCGGAAGTAATGCAGGGTAACCCTGTGCTGGTTTCAAAGGCAGATTACCCCGGAATGCTGGAAAGGATGAGCAATGAACTGAGGAGCCACCTGGAAAAGCTTCCCATCTACAGCATACTTTCGGTACCGCTATTTTTGAATAAAAAATTAGCGGGGGTTATAACAATTTTCAGGCACAAAAAAACCAATCCCCCTTATACGCCGAATGACCAATTCTTCCTTCAGCAGATTGCAGGCAAAACGTCGCTTGCCATTTCAAACGCAAAGCTTTATGGTGAAAAGATGCGGGAAATTGAAGAGCGCAAAATTGCCGAAAAGGCACTTGCAGAAAAACAGGCGCTCTTAATGGATGTGCTGGAATTTGTGCCTGTGGGTGTCTGGGTGCTGGATAAAAAAGGCAAGAGGCTGATCTGCAACCAGATGGCAAGGGAAATATGGGGCGGGATGAATTACTCGGGGCGCGGCGACCTGCAGATTCATAAAGGCTGGTGGCCAAATACCGGGGAACGAATTTTGGACGAGGAATGGGCTACAGCAAGGACTCTCTTAAAGGGTGAAACCGTCATAAACGAGGAGGTCCTTATTGAATGCTTCGACAGCAGTATCAAAACAATACTTCTTTCCTCGGTTCCTATACAGGAAAACGGTGAACTGGGGGCAATTATAACAAATGTCGACATCTCGGAAATAAGGCACTATCAGGAAAAACTTCAGCATACGTTACTTGAGCTGGAACGCTCGAACAAGGAGCTTGAACAGTTCGCCTACATCGCCTCGCACGACCTGCAGGAACCGATGAGAATGGTTGCAAGCTTTACGCAGCTTCTTGCGGCACGATATCAGGGGAAGCTTGATGAAAAGGCGGACGAATACATAGCCTTTGCGCTTGAAGGCGCCAGACGCATGCAGACGTTAATACGCGACCTGTTAAAATATGCGCGTGTTACATCCAGGCTGAAACCCTTTGAATTACTGGACTGCAACGAAATTCTGTATGATGTTTTAAGTGATCTTCAGCTTGTTATAGGTGAAAGCAGCGCGGAAATTACTTCAGACACGCTTCCTGTAATTATGGGAGACATCACACAAATAAGGCAGCTATTGCAGAATCTGATCAGTAATGCAATAAAATTCAGGGGCGCAAATAAGCCTGAGATTCACATTTCCGCCGTGCGCGGGCAGAAGGACTGGACATTCAGCATACGCGACAATGGAATTGGAATCGACCCGCAGTTCCATGAAAGAATTTTCCTCTTATTTCAGAGGCTGCATGAAAGGGAAAAATATCCGGGGACGGGTATCGGGCTGGCACTCTGCAAAAAAATAATTGAGCTGCACGGCGGCAGGATATGGCTGGAAAGTGAGCCCGGGCGCGGCACGACGTTCTACTTCTCAATTCCCAGGATAAGGCAGGAAATCAAAAAGTAA
- a CDS encoding T9SS type A sorting domain-containing protein, with translation MKTGRSLCSVFAVTLILLISSSFTNAQVERYTENNGYVRPLAVAPGDTLYIYINTSKPVYDIAVYRIAVNEYERMMTITGVKSEGFRPIDTLAYEKGVDWPVSYKLVIPGDWRSGAYGLEFPNADGSTTKGAVFALKQKVPGSYSRVLMLLNDFDWTAYNLWGGKNVYNDGSTYGIKADRVSLNRPFSQHRGMGEFHAWNKPLIKWLETNNIRYEITSTMEVHKDPSLLDNYDVLIVSGHDEYYSRPERINMERFIKRGGRHISLSGNTCWWQVRMEDNDRTMVCYKSTKDPMLGKVDSLVTLNWYAPPLNWPETMFLGATFLNGGYVNDLHHSIMNYSHGYGDYTVWNSHNWIYNGTGLKDGDSFGRLPDDSTGAIVGYEVDGTLFQYKDGLPVATGEDKTPLNYRILGTSPCEPASYTRGLPVSMGMYVNKNGGAVFNSASINWTFGLARDITVQKIFLNILQKFMRGGFPPEITSWKPFTLVKDTAHAEVFTVNRRDIDLKSKDSVELSLKVYDPYGERVKYIWYVDSIKRSTDSTFTFHATGGGKFKVTAYVYNSKDTSLISWNLNVDGPSTFAETGKMQPNSYFINQNYPNPFNPETKIKYGLAEDGKVTIELFNVLGQKVSTLVDDILKAGNYEVNFNASKLPSGTYLYRISSGSYMQVKKMVVLK, from the coding sequence ATGAAAACAGGAAGGAGTTTATGCTCAGTATTTGCCGTTACATTAATTCTCCTTATATCCTCCAGCTTTACAAATGCACAGGTTGAAAGATATACAGAAAACAACGGTTATGTAAGGCCGCTTGCAGTTGCGCCGGGAGATACGCTTTACATTTACATCAACACTTCAAAACCTGTTTATGATATAGCAGTATATAGAATAGCAGTTAATGAATATGAGCGTATGATGACAATTACTGGCGTCAAAAGCGAGGGATTTCGCCCGATTGATACACTGGCTTATGAAAAAGGGGTTGACTGGCCGGTGAGCTATAAGCTGGTTATTCCAGGGGACTGGAGAAGCGGGGCTTACGGGCTTGAATTCCCAAATGCCGACGGCAGTACGACAAAGGGAGCTGTCTTTGCACTGAAGCAGAAGGTGCCCGGCTCGTATTCCAGGGTATTAATGCTCTTAAATGATTTCGACTGGACGGCATATAACCTCTGGGGAGGTAAAAACGTATATAATGACGGATCCACATACGGCATCAAGGCCGACAGGGTTTCCTTAAACCGCCCTTTCTCGCAGCACAGGGGCATGGGAGAGTTCCACGCCTGGAATAAGCCTCTCATCAAGTGGCTTGAGACAAATAACATCCGTTATGAAATAACCTCCACAATGGAAGTACACAAGGATCCCTCACTTCTGGACAACTATGACGTACTTATTGTAAGCGGACATGATGAATACTATTCTCGCCCCGAGAGAATAAATATGGAAAGGTTCATTAAGCGAGGCGGCCGCCACATCAGTTTGTCGGGCAACACGTGCTGGTGGCAGGTCAGAATGGAAGACAACGACCGAACGATGGTCTGCTACAAGAGCACTAAAGACCCAATGCTTGGAAAAGTGGACTCACTGGTAACATTGAACTGGTATGCGCCGCCGTTAAACTGGCCTGAGACCATGTTTCTTGGGGCCACATTCTTAAATGGCGGATACGTCAACGATCTTCATCATTCCATTATGAATTACAGTCACGGCTATGGCGACTATACGGTCTGGAACTCTCATAACTGGATTTATAACGGTACAGGGCTTAAAGACGGCGACTCCTTCGGGCGCCTTCCGGATGATTCAACAGGGGCTATTGTAGGCTATGAAGTGGACGGAACACTCTTCCAGTATAAAGACGGCCTGCCTGTTGCAACAGGCGAGGACAAGACACCCCTTAACTACCGCATTCTCGGTACTTCCCCGTGTGAGCCGGCAAGCTACACAAGAGGACTGCCAGTATCGATGGGAATGTATGTAAATAAAAACGGGGGCGCCGTATTTAATTCAGCTTCAATTAACTGGACTTTCGGCCTGGCAAGAGACATAACGGTGCAGAAGATATTCCTGAACATTCTGCAGAAGTTCATGCGCGGCGGGTTCCCGCCTGAAATCACGAGCTGGAAGCCTTTTACACTCGTTAAAGACACAGCGCACGCAGAGGTATTTACAGTAAACAGAAGGGACATTGATCTTAAATCAAAAGATTCCGTTGAATTATCGCTCAAGGTTTATGACCCATATGGCGAAAGGGTAAAATATATCTGGTATGTCGATTCCATCAAACGCAGCACCGATTCAACTTTCACTTTTCACGCAACGGGAGGCGGAAAGTTCAAAGTTACGGCTTACGTTTACAACTCAAAGGATACTTCTTTAATTTCGTGGAATCTGAATGTTGACGGCCCTTCAACGTTTGCAGAAACAGGAAAGATGCAACCCAATAGTTACTTTATCAATCAGAACTATCCGAACCCTTTTAATCCTGAGACGAAAATTAAATACGGGCTTGCCGAGGATGGTAAAGTTACAATTGAACTGTTCAACGTACTGGGACAGAAAGTCTCAACGCTTGTAGATGATATTTTGAAAGCCGGGAATTACGAAGTAAACTTCAATGCTTCGAAACTTCCAAGCGGGACGTATCTTTACAGGATATCCTCTGGCAGTTACATGCAGGTAAAGAAAATGGTGGTGCTGAAATAA